Below is a window of Oryza brachyantha chromosome 10, ObraRS2, whole genome shotgun sequence DNA.
AAATCCTGCGTGGGACCCAATGCCAGTGACTAGATTATTTCTCAATGCAGTACTTAGGCTAGATTATTTCTCAATACAGTATTTAGGCTAGTAGTGTTACCAAGTTTATTATTCACTCCCTattttagtatatttattttagtagacgatgtaattatttttgtctacgttttattttttatttgaaaatttataaaaatataagttataattaaaatatgattggtaataaattcatttacaacaaaaatatataataattatttaagttTTCTTAATAAGATGAACGGGGAAGAGTATGCTTAAAGGTCAAACATCTCTGCCTTTTCGTTtcaatttatacttataacataaaatttaaattttcaatcttaaatttacatttaatttttatgattttaccattatttatttttagtcttggcttttaattacaaccttcatatttttttaatatgatgtcATTGAACTTTTTTcacgtttaattttttgtcttattaaaaaaattataattattaattattttgttataatatgatttattattatataaactttacatatcctttataattttacattttacatatttagatataaattttgaataagacgaatgatcaaaggcagattaaaaagtcaacgaccttataaaagttataaaagatacaacagagagagtattaaTGATacgtatattatttttttaaatatatcgtttgttttttttcagccAACCAACCGCCTCAAAGAAGTCATttgttaaaatataacaaatacggatgtagttttattttttatggataTAATTACGCGCACGCGATCTCAACGCCCTATAAATGTACTCGAGGCGAGCAGCGAGCTATAGAAATTCGtgaggaagacgacgaagaCGGCCGTGAGGAAGATATGATCACGGTGAAGGTGAAGACGCTGACGGggaaggaggtggaggtgcGCATCGAGGAGACGGAGACGGTGGCGAGGATCAAGGAGCAGATCGAGGCGACGGAGGGGATCCCGCCGGCGCAGCAGACGCTGATCCACGGCGGCAGGCAGCTCGCCGACGACATGGCCGCCGACACATGCAACATCCGCCATGGCTCCGAGCTGCACCTCGTGCTTGCTCTTAGGGGCGGTGCTGCTGCTTGAAGCTAgctcgctcgatcgatcgattatattatttactgctgctaaaaataattgccAGCGAAATAATGATGATATATACTCTTGAGCAAAATTAAGCTGCATGCTGCTGAGGCTGCTGCTATGCTTCTGTTGATAAAGAGATTTGCCGTCGATACTAATTACTTCATTTGGTTTGCAGTAAAGTGCGGTTGATTAACAGTCTTCTACGATAAATTTCTGTGTCTGTATTTGTACTTCcatcaattttaatttattttgttgcatcaaagtatttttctaatcctgtcttttcgcttttgcatATACTTAtagacaaattttaaaatttatatttagagttgatttttcagcattagtttttatatcgtcgacatatgtatataaatatatcttagcTTTTACCCACTTTCGTTCTCGATTGTTGTTGCATAGGGAGACAAGAAAGTTGCAGTCTGTGACACATATTACACGCtctgttttttgtttaaaaatttgcaGGAGCTCTGCTTTTGTTTGATTAGGGAGAATTAAAATTGCGAACATTACTGCCGAAGACAAATTGGCACTCCTGGGcctaaaaatacaagaaaagaaCTGAATTTGCAGGAGCTCTGCTTTTCGTTTGATTAGGGAGAATTAAAATTGCGAAGATTACTGACGAAGACAATTTTGTCAGTCCTGGCCTGAAAATACAAGAGAAAGAACTGAATGTATAGCTTTCCTCAAGGCTTAAGCAAAGCACCCCTTTGACTTTGATCCTATTTTGTTCACTTCTAAATATTTCAGTATTATACCATTTAATATCACACGATTGcttgtttgaaattttcatagtcgtattcaatatcgatAATCTGCAACTGTGTGCTTGGTCAGAACATGGATCCGTGTGTTTCGATATATTCGGTCAAACACGTCGAGCCAGTCCTTGTTCCGGCGAAGTATCTTTATTTTCTCGCATAAATTCCTCTTGAATCACTCTGGCTAAATCCCCACTACTCCAGTGTCCTGAATTAACTTAATTATTTAAACGACATAACCAATGTTTATTTCcacttataattattataatctaaattatggaggttattattataagctaaagtagtaaaatagactattaatgtaaaatatttaaggaCAGCGGGTCTTTAGTCACTTACTACTAAGTTGAATCAAACAGGCTCTAACAGTCGGCGCCTGATCGATCGAAAAAACAAATCGGACGATCAAATATTGCATTGGTGAAACATCAAATTATacacaatgaaaaataaataaattattgaaacattggagatatttataaattatattaaaatgcATGTTGAAACATTCGAGAGATttgttctctatttttttaacaatgtAAGGTGGTGAGGTAAATGACTTTGCGGATTGTGAAGATTAGTATTTCAATTTTGAAGATTTAATCGTCAGAATTACTCGTTCCCATTCAGAAGCTTATAACATCTATTCCGGAACAGAAATGAAGAACAGTATGGAGGAAAACTCATGCATAGGAGCTACCAGCAGTAATTAAACTCGAAATTAAACTCCATCACGTATCCTTCACTCCCACTGTACACGAAGGTAAGTAGTACGCAGCAAAAAGTACTTCTACtttagtacaaaatttaaattgtaaaaatatattttggactCGTAAGGAAGTATATTACAAGCGTGAACTCCGACAGGAAGATATATACCAGTAGTATGAatgaaattgagcaaggctacGTCCTTTAAGTGATAagataagaaataaaatattatacaaactttttagttatttatttataaatataataaaattaattactatagaGTTAATCtatttgatgataaaattttcaaatatacttCGAAAAAACACCTCGTTAAATCGTGCGAGAGGCATGCgtagaaaaaattaatagaaGCATATACACTTACTAGTGGAAAAAAATACGTAGCCCAGGACATGTACCAGAACATTCGGGCACTGACAGGTTCACAGTACGCGTGTCAGATAACTCCGGGACGCTCATCGTGCCGCCGCTTAAGACCGTTTTTTATAAGCGCGTCCACCGGCTAGAGTGCGGAGCTAGGTaggccggcgccggagacgatGGGGTGCGACGACAAGTGCGGGTGCGCCGTCCCGTgccccggcggcgcgggctgcAGGTTAGCGGCCGGCGCTCTGGTGGTGGTTTCATTTCACAACCGTACGTGAGACTGACTACGTGTGTGTATGCGCGCGCGCAGGTGCGAGTcggcgaggagcggcggcggcggcggcgccggagcggaggcggggcagcgcgggcgcggaggcgACCACCACACGACGTGCTCGTGCGGCGACCACTGCGGGTGCAACCCGTGCACGTGCGGCCGcgagtcgccgccggccgggagCGGGACGGGCAACCGGAGGGCCGGCTGCTCCTGCGGGGAGACCTGCACCTGCGCCTcctgcgccgcctccaccaccaccaccacctgaaTGCATCCTGGTCGATCAATCCATGTAGCCAAACTAGTCAGTCGGTCAGCCATGTAAGGTGTACATGTCTGTGGTGTGCGTGCGCCATGCTTATTATGCAAGCTGCTAGCTGAAGCAGCTGCTAAATAAAGGGCGCGTTTTGTTAGTCCTAGCAATGGACAGTTTAAAGTTGGGAGACTCTTGTGTATTGTAGTACTGGATAAGTGCCTGCAGCTAGCTATGTTAATGTGTTTTACATGAATAAAAGGTTGATGGCTTTGCCTTGTTAATATATAGGCGCATGCTTTCAGCAGCGAAAACATGAGTCAGAACTGACTACTTGTTACCTATATACATACATCTCCTTGGATACAACATAGTATAAAACTAACATCTCTTGCTTAAAACTCGGGAAAGCTAGTAAACTGCAACAGAAACATGAACCACAAGCATAGGGCAATGGTTTCACATGaatcatttcaaaatatagagcTATATTGTTTTCATGaatcatttcaaaatatagagcTATATTGTTTTCATGaatcatttcaaaatatagagcTATATTGTTTTCATAGTAAAAAAGTTagattaaaatttctatataagtGTAGAGTGTACTTATTATGATGAGACAGAGGTACGAAGGTAATATATGATATGAAAGTATAACACTAATAAAGCgcttttaaatatgaatataatatatcaattttatatcataaaaattatacttcCTTCGTCCCTTCGTCTAAATAAATGTTCGACgacattaacttttttattaacttttttatatacgtttgaccattcgtcttattcaaattttttttaaaaaatatgtaaagctatatatacgcataaatttatacttaacaataaataaaatgatataaaaataattaataattttgaaatttttttaaataagacgaatggttaaacttgaataaaaaaaatcaacggcgtcaaatatttagaacgGAGATACTATATTAATAGAATAATCTTTAGTCAttctacaaaataaaatacactatatattttaaaataaatggaGTACTCCctctaaacttttttatttgatgatgacgtcaaacatttgcaCGTTTGCACGTGAAGGGAGTACAGCATTTCGTTAactcggcaaaaatgaacTGCAAATTTCATACACAGAAAGTTCTGGATAATTCATGAACATTGCCATGGTTTCAAATTGATGCAATGGACAGTCtaggataaaatttgatcCATCGTATGGCTACGAACATATCTAGACATTCATGGTCCTAGGATGGGTTAAGATAATTCCTATCTtggaacggaggaagtacgGAATACTATAGTATGGAGTATGCAAATAGAATCCCGATATTATTGCAAATGTCAAATGGATAGAGCAACCATAAGAGAAGACTAGCATACCAGCTGCCTTGTCTAGAACAACGAAGCTGAGTTATGCAAGTTAACCCAAAACACAATAAACCATCAAAATACAGATTGCAAGCTGACAATTGCAAAGGTAGAGCCATATCTATGCGGTAAGATCCCATAATTTCATATGTATGTACATCAACCCAAATAGTCAATACAacacggtaaaaaaaacaaaggcatGACGACCATGTATGGGAAAGTTAATGGTGGAGGTGGAtttctttgtttattttctcctGAGACTCACAGACGCTGTCTTTGAACTTTGGAGGGGCTAAAAAACCTCTTGGCTCTTGCACATGTGTGAATAGGTAGCCGTTATGGGCAGCGTCTGGTACGCTTTAGCTACTGGCCCAGATTGCCAAGAAGACGCTCCACAGCAGCATTCACATTCCCAGCAGTGGCTACCAGCGCCTGGATGTTCTCTGCAGTGTCGATGAAACCCATCTCCTGGAGCTGAGTGAGCTGTGTTGCATACAGTTCTTCTGGTGGAACTGAATTTTGACAAGGGCGAAACAACAGTAAGTGATGATACAAAAACATAGAATGTGATATGAGAAGAGATGTATACAAACCATTAGATGTATTGGGCACACCTATGCCACCTCCAGCACCAAGCCCACTAAGCATGCTCATTAAGGTGTCGACGCTAACATTTCCCCGCATGCCTGCATTTATTTCATTGGCATTAGTCATATTTCTTAACAAAAGGGTGACAAGATGCATTTGTAAGTATTTAAACATCAAGCATTGGTATGAATTACAGTTACTACTACACATCTAACATTGCTCCACAATTGAGAAGACAGTACACAACAACAAACAAACTTGTATATTCTCCAATACCAATATAGCCAAAGAGTTCAGACACGTTGAACCCATAATAGATTGCCTAAATGGCTATGGTTTATAACAAGAGGTGTAGGGACTAGGGAGACCACACCTGCTTTCCAATATCTAATCCACAAGCAGTATTTAGTCATAGGCAACACGTTTCCATTTCCAAGGAAAAAATCATACATGTGCCATGCTATCCTAAAGGCAAAACACAAGATTTGGGCCATGCAAAACGAGGCCTGGTAAAGACCTAGCAGCATATAGATTATTGACTGTTTATTATTCCAATATTTCAAGGAAATTCaatcatatatacaaattccAAAGTTATGCACCACAGTAA
It encodes the following:
- the LOC121055605 gene encoding NEDD8-like codes for the protein MITVKVKTLTGKEVEVRIEETETVARIKEQIEATEGIPPAQQTLIHGGRQLADDMAADTCNIRHGSELHLVLALRGGAAA